In Arthrobacter sp. StoSoilB5, one genomic interval encodes:
- a CDS encoding hydantoinase/oxoprolinase family protein, translated as MPNYRVSMDIGGTFTDIVAYDQDAGTYAATKASTTPGNLSAGVIAGLESIVDDLSDIDFLVHGTTQGLNAFLERRGVPVLLLSTAGIEDTYHIARGPRLELYNAQYRKPAPLIERKDVIGVGGRLDSQGQELVPLDELAVRQAARRAVDEGYGAVAVAFLFSYKNPSHELRAREILIEELGQDFTVSLSHEAAKEWREYERTSSAVVEAYTGPVVRNYLLDLEEKLAHRGVEAPLHIMQSSGGVLTAESARKRPLQTLLSGPVGGAMGDVELAGVSGSRNLIGVDMGGTSFDVSLVVDGKPDVSTEAHLEGLPMLMSVVNIHTVGAGGGSVAWLEAGGLRVGPRSAGANPGPACYGRGGTEPTVTDANLVLGRVDPDWFAGGQVALDREAAITALKTVGDQLGLDPIAMAEGICDVANSQMAQAIRTITISRGIEPRDFSLVAFGGAGPMHAVFLAKELGIPETVVPRFPGAFSAWGMLQTNIRKDFSEPYFYLDEDIDVADMAGILRSMEVEGLSSLVSEGVPEESRATTASVDVRYQSQEFSLNVPLTSADEPESPGFIANLAVRFSAMYHERYGHSNLGAPIEIVTLRTQAVGDLGRLEAPSYVTAQGPEFKHEIRQVVFDHVEHDTIVVRRDDLGAGHTFEGPAIIVEQTATTVVPPGFNVTVDELGSLVIRSENVEGN; from the coding sequence ATGCCGAACTACAGGGTGTCGATGGATATCGGCGGAACCTTTACTGACATTGTGGCGTACGACCAGGACGCGGGAACCTACGCGGCTACGAAAGCGTCCACCACACCGGGGAACCTGAGTGCCGGAGTCATTGCCGGCCTCGAATCGATAGTTGATGATCTATCGGACATCGATTTCCTGGTCCACGGCACCACCCAGGGCCTGAACGCGTTCCTGGAACGTCGTGGGGTTCCCGTGCTACTGCTGTCAACGGCCGGCATCGAAGATACCTATCACATTGCCCGCGGCCCCCGTCTGGAGCTCTACAATGCTCAGTACCGCAAGCCTGCCCCGCTGATTGAGCGCAAGGACGTCATCGGCGTCGGTGGCAGGTTGGACAGTCAAGGCCAGGAACTCGTGCCCTTGGACGAACTGGCAGTTCGCCAGGCAGCGCGCCGGGCAGTGGATGAGGGGTACGGCGCCGTCGCGGTTGCATTCCTGTTCAGCTACAAGAACCCCTCGCATGAACTCAGGGCCCGCGAAATCCTGATCGAGGAACTCGGACAAGACTTCACAGTCTCCCTTTCGCACGAAGCAGCCAAGGAATGGCGCGAATACGAACGCACGTCCTCCGCCGTCGTGGAGGCTTATACGGGGCCGGTTGTACGCAACTACCTCCTGGACCTGGAAGAGAAACTCGCTCACCGGGGAGTGGAAGCCCCGCTGCACATCATGCAGTCCTCCGGCGGCGTCCTTACCGCCGAGTCCGCCCGTAAGCGCCCGCTGCAGACGCTGCTTTCCGGCCCCGTCGGCGGTGCCATGGGCGATGTCGAACTGGCGGGTGTCTCGGGCAGCCGCAACCTCATCGGTGTGGACATGGGCGGCACATCCTTTGACGTTTCCTTAGTGGTTGACGGCAAGCCGGACGTCTCCACGGAGGCCCACCTTGAAGGTCTGCCGATGCTCATGAGCGTTGTCAATATCCACACCGTCGGCGCTGGTGGCGGCTCCGTCGCTTGGCTCGAAGCCGGCGGCCTCCGGGTCGGACCACGTTCCGCAGGAGCCAATCCCGGGCCGGCCTGCTACGGCCGCGGCGGGACGGAACCCACCGTTACCGACGCAAACCTCGTGCTCGGCCGTGTCGACCCCGACTGGTTCGCCGGCGGACAGGTCGCCTTGGACCGTGAAGCCGCGATAACAGCCCTGAAAACAGTCGGTGACCAACTCGGGCTGGACCCCATAGCCATGGCCGAAGGCATCTGCGACGTCGCCAACTCGCAGATGGCCCAGGCCATTCGGACCATCACCATCTCCCGGGGTATCGAACCCCGCGACTTCTCCCTCGTGGCATTCGGCGGAGCTGGACCCATGCACGCCGTCTTCCTCGCTAAGGAGCTTGGCATCCCGGAAACGGTCGTTCCCCGCTTCCCCGGCGCTTTCTCGGCCTGGGGCATGCTGCAAACCAACATCCGCAAGGACTTTTCCGAACCCTACTTCTACCTCGACGAAGACATCGATGTGGCAGATATGGCTGGCATCCTGCGCTCGATGGAAGTCGAAGGCCTGTCGTCACTGGTCTCGGAAGGGGTCCCGGAGGAAAGCCGCGCCACGACGGCGTCCGTGGACGTCCGTTATCAATCGCAGGAGTTCTCCCTGAACGTTCCGCTGACGTCCGCTGACGAACCCGAATCTCCCGGCTTCATCGCCAACCTCGCTGTTCGCTTTTCCGCGATGTATCACGAGCGCTACGGCCACTCCAACCTCGGCGCCCCGATCGAAATCGTCACGTTGCGGACGCAGGCCGTCGGCGACCTGGGACGGCTGGAAGCTCCGAGCTACGTCACTGCACAGGGGCCGGAGTTCAAGCACGAAATCCGCCAAGTGGTCTTTGACCACGTCGAGCACGACACCATCGTAGTCCGCAGGGACGACC